The following coding sequences lie in one Flexivirga oryzae genomic window:
- a CDS encoding SLC13 family permease produces the protein MLHRSRGLAWGLAVVFFVTAVVVAGLGAGFYAVMVFLAPAALVICSQVKIEPLLAGLAVIVGAQVGSNLMTSLNGIVFRGLFQKLGYSESRAFGISFAIFVAYLVLTLLVIVVMTLYFRRKAIRRGEQARREDLVVAEPEPFDGHQQVTLLLIGIFLLLALVPSILHVLFSHVDVFGSWATNVDPPLLSIVLAVVAMLCGTADSHRVIARVPWGILIMISGMGMLIQVAVAAGTITQIANWLGDGHLPTYLVPVFLALVAAVITAFSSYIGVTAPALFPVVPTLGR, from the coding sequence ATGTTGCACCGCTCGCGCGGACTCGCATGGGGGCTGGCGGTCGTCTTCTTCGTGACGGCTGTGGTCGTCGCCGGGCTGGGAGCCGGCTTCTACGCCGTGATGGTCTTTCTCGCGCCCGCCGCTCTCGTCATCTGCTCCCAGGTGAAGATCGAACCGCTGCTCGCCGGGCTCGCGGTGATCGTCGGCGCCCAGGTCGGCTCCAACCTGATGACCAGTCTCAACGGCATCGTCTTCCGCGGGTTGTTCCAGAAGCTCGGCTATTCGGAGTCGCGGGCGTTCGGGATCTCCTTCGCGATCTTCGTCGCCTACCTGGTGCTGACGCTGCTGGTGATCGTCGTGATGACGCTGTACTTCCGCAGGAAGGCGATCCGCCGCGGCGAGCAGGCACGACGTGAGGATCTGGTGGTCGCCGAGCCGGAGCCGTTCGACGGTCACCAGCAGGTGACCCTGCTGCTCATCGGGATCTTCCTGCTGCTGGCGTTGGTGCCGTCGATCCTGCACGTGCTCTTCTCGCACGTCGACGTGTTCGGCAGTTGGGCGACCAACGTCGATCCGCCGTTGCTGAGCATCGTGCTGGCGGTGGTGGCGATGTTGTGCGGCACCGCGGACAGCCACCGGGTGATCGCGCGGGTGCCCTGGGGCATCCTGATCATGATCAGCGGGATGGGCATGCTCATCCAGGTCGCCGTGGCGGCCGGGACGATCACGCAGATCGCGAACTGGCTGGGCGACGGACACCTGCCGACCTACCTGGTCCCGGTGTTCCTCGCACTGGTCGCCGCCGTCATCACGGCCTTCAGCAGTTACATCGGGGTCACCGCTCCGGCGCTCTTCCCGGTGGTGCCGACCCTGGGGCGGTGA
- a CDS encoding DUF222 domain-containing protein, with product MTATVQALDELPGVLEQLGDDQEADLVGVLLRLQARAGQVATVATANALDRGVLLTSDAANATQWVTGCAARAGTSIEPSAASTISVVAQACRDRRNHVIASAVRDGSCTLATARTALRQTAKVAEVLPTAAREDIQAWFLQLDPALGSRGVTELTRRIIANYAADKLSAEDAHLEKVESLTWRTLPTGMIRLIADLCPANAAILKQAITALSAPHPAQTKHTSTTETTGGTTTSQESNPTDAAAGVAGDSDSGPTHDADTTTGDLQDTTGDTGDTGDSTGHAGAAFGLHPDVQHDDCDGDVNRAASGATSTGGTSTGAATGRVRDERTPGKRRVDALMDLVAAGAKTVCGDGMGIGAGATVLVTMDLHRLLTDLDGAITIGGEILDAGTARRLACDADLIPVVLGTKSQPLDVGREKRLATKAIRAAVVHRDMGCTFPACDRPPGYCEIHHILPWWAGGDTALDNSAMLCRRHHQIVHRHGYTATITADGVHWDLTDGAMPGWAADKVA from the coding sequence GTGACCGCGACCGTCCAAGCGTTGGATGAGTTGCCGGGTGTGTTGGAGCAACTCGGGGACGACCAGGAGGCCGACCTCGTCGGGGTCCTGTTGCGGCTGCAGGCGAGGGCCGGGCAGGTCGCGACGGTGGCGACCGCGAACGCTTTGGACCGGGGCGTGTTGTTGACCTCGGACGCGGCGAATGCCACCCAGTGGGTCACCGGGTGCGCAGCACGGGCGGGGACCAGTATTGAACCGTCGGCGGCGTCCACCATCAGTGTGGTGGCGCAGGCGTGCCGGGACCGGCGCAACCATGTGATCGCGTCCGCGGTCCGCGACGGGTCCTGCACCCTGGCCACCGCCCGGACCGCGTTACGGCAAACCGCGAAAGTCGCCGAAGTGTTACCGACCGCGGCCCGCGAAGACATCCAGGCGTGGTTCCTGCAACTGGACCCGGCGCTGGGGTCCCGGGGCGTGACGGAACTGACCCGGCGGATCATCGCCAACTATGCCGCGGACAAACTCTCGGCCGAGGATGCGCACCTGGAGAAGGTGGAGTCGTTGACCTGGCGGACCCTGCCGACCGGGATGATCCGGTTGATCGCGGACCTGTGCCCCGCCAACGCCGCCATCCTCAAACAAGCCATCACCGCGTTGTCCGCACCCCACCCCGCCCAAACCAAGCACACCAGCACCACCGAGACCACGGGCGGGACCACCACCAGCCAGGAAAGCAACCCCACCGACGCCGCCGCCGGTGTCGCGGGCGACAGTGACTCCGGGCCCACCCACGACGCGGACACCACCACCGGTGACCTCCAGGACACCACCGGTGACACCGGTGACACCGGTGACTCGACCGGTCACGCCGGTGCCGCGTTCGGCCTGCACCCCGACGTCCAGCACGACGACTGCGACGGTGACGTCAATCGCGCGGCCTCCGGCGCCACCAGCACGGGCGGCACCAGCACAGGCGCCGCGACCGGGCGGGTGCGGGATGAACGGACCCCGGGCAAACGGCGGGTGGACGCGCTGATGGACCTGGTCGCCGCAGGCGCCAAGACCGTGTGCGGGGACGGGATGGGCATCGGCGCCGGCGCCACCGTGTTGGTCACCATGGACCTACACCGGCTCCTCACAGACTTGGACGGTGCCATCACCATCGGCGGGGAGATCCTCGACGCGGGTACCGCCCGCCGCCTGGCGTGTGACGCGGACCTGATCCCCGTCGTCCTCGGCACCAAGAGTCAACCCCTGGACGTGGGGCGTGAAAAACGGTTGGCCACCAAAGCGATACGGGCCGCCGTCGTCCACCGAGACATGGGATGCACCTTCCCCGCGTGCGACCGACCCCCGGGTTACTGTGAGATCCACCACATCCTGCCCTGGTGGGCCGGCGGTGACACCGCGTTGGACAACTCTGCCATGCTCTGCCGCCGACACCACCAGATCGTCCACCGGCACGGCTACACCGCCACCATCACTGCCGACGGGGTGCACTGGGACCTGACCGACGGCGCCATGCCCGGCTGGGCCGCCGACAAGGTCGCCTGA